Proteins co-encoded in one Bacillus paramycoides genomic window:
- the cmpA gene encoding cortex morphogenetic protein CmpA: MPTWLKKQMQRAYFEKNRYQIKLLNECWFYYSKIHQSS; the protein is encoded by the coding sequence ATGCCTACATGGCTCAAAAAACAAATGCAACGCGCATATTTTGAAAAAAACCGGTATCAAATTAAATTGTTAAATGAATGCTGGTTTTATTATAGCAAAATACATCAAAGCTCATAA
- a CDS encoding SprT family protein encodes MDEQEIQRLVEEVSLQYFGMPFLHKAMFNSRLRTTGGRYLLNTHNIELNYRYYEMYGKEELVGIVKHELCHYHLHITGRGYKHRDKDFRELLKAVGAPRFCKPMINEEKEKKVYMYECMECLLQYVRRRQINTKKYVCGKCKGKLILIKKTS; translated from the coding sequence GTGGATGAGCAAGAAATACAGCGGCTAGTGGAAGAAGTATCGCTACAATATTTCGGAATGCCGTTTTTACATAAGGCGATGTTTAATAGTAGATTGCGTACAACTGGTGGACGTTATCTATTGAATACACACAATATTGAACTGAATTATCGATATTACGAAATGTATGGGAAAGAAGAATTAGTTGGAATCGTTAAACATGAACTTTGCCATTATCACTTACATATTACAGGAAGAGGGTATAAGCACAGGGATAAGGATTTTCGTGAATTATTAAAGGCAGTTGGTGCACCACGCTTTTGTAAACCAATGATAAATGAAGAGAAAGAAAAAAAGGTTTATATGTATGAATGTATGGAGTGTTTACTTCAATATGTAAGAAGACGTCAAATAAATACAAAAAAATATGTCTGCGGAAAGTGTAAAGGGAAACTAATTCTCATAAAGAAAACATCTTGA
- the tsaE gene encoding tRNA (adenosine(37)-N6)-threonylcarbamoyltransferase complex ATPase subunit type 1 TsaE, translating into MSKYEITTKSSEETQRLSEKLGELVEAQDVIILEGDLGAGKTTFTKGLAKGLGVKRVVNSPTFNIIKEYKGRLPLYHMDVYRLAESEEDLGFDEYFYGEGITVVEWAHLIEAYLPNEKLQISLFHAGDDTRKIVLEPIGDRYIRLCEELLQDESTSN; encoded by the coding sequence GTGAGTAAATATGAAATAACAACAAAATCATCTGAGGAAACACAAAGATTATCAGAAAAACTAGGTGAACTTGTAGAGGCACAAGATGTAATTATTTTAGAAGGAGATCTAGGGGCTGGTAAGACAACTTTTACAAAAGGACTAGCAAAGGGTCTTGGAGTGAAAAGAGTTGTAAATAGTCCTACCTTTAATATTATTAAAGAATATAAAGGAAGATTACCGCTATATCATATGGACGTGTATCGCTTAGCAGAAAGTGAAGAGGACTTAGGATTTGATGAATATTTCTACGGTGAAGGAATTACGGTAGTAGAATGGGCTCATTTAATAGAAGCATATTTACCAAATGAAAAGTTACAAATTAGTTTATTCCATGCTGGAGATGATACAAGGAAAATTGTACTCGAGCCGATTGGAGATCGCTATATTAGATTATGTGAGGAGCTATTACAAGATGAAAGTACTAGCAATTGA
- the tsaB gene encoding tRNA (adenosine(37)-N6)-threonylcarbamoyltransferase complex dimerization subunit type 1 TsaB, producing MKVLAIDTSNYVMGVSLIEEENVIGEIITNLTKNHSVRLMPAVEQLLKECGVKPKELTKIVVAAGPGSYTGVRIGVTAAKTLAWSLQIPIVGVSSLEVVAANGANFDGLICPLFDGRRGQIYTGLYTYEGEDLTSIEEDRIILIVDWLQMLKDKGKPVLFIGNDVKLHKETIIEHLGNQAVFAPFTKNNPRPSEVAFLGLQKEEQDVHSFVPSYLRLAEAETKWLESQNK from the coding sequence ATGAAAGTACTAGCAATTGATACTTCGAATTACGTAATGGGTGTATCCCTTATTGAAGAAGAAAATGTAATTGGGGAAATCATTACAAATTTAACAAAAAACCATTCTGTACGTCTTATGCCAGCTGTAGAACAACTATTGAAAGAGTGCGGTGTAAAACCGAAAGAATTAACTAAAATTGTTGTAGCTGCGGGACCTGGATCATATACAGGTGTTCGTATAGGTGTGACAGCTGCCAAAACATTGGCTTGGTCACTTCAAATACCAATTGTAGGTGTATCAAGTTTAGAAGTAGTAGCTGCAAATGGAGCTAATTTTGATGGATTAATCTGTCCTTTATTCGATGGAAGACGTGGACAAATCTATACTGGCTTATATACATATGAAGGAGAGGATTTAACTTCTATAGAAGAAGACCGAATCATCCTTATTGTAGACTGGTTGCAAATGTTAAAAGATAAAGGAAAGCCTGTTTTATTTATTGGTAACGATGTGAAATTGCACAAAGAAACAATTATCGAACATTTAGGCAATCAAGCTGTATTTGCTCCTTTCACTAAAAATAACCCAAGACCAAGTGAGGTAGCGTTCTTAGGATTACAAAAAGAAGAACAAGATGTACATTCATTTGTGCCTAGTTACCTTCGTTTAGCTGAAGCTGAAACAAAGTGGTTAGAAAGTCAAAACAAGTAG
- the rimI gene encoding ribosomal protein S18-alanine N-acetyltransferase — protein MDMIFRKMELDDIAQIVAIEEASFSTPWTADAFHRELTMNEHAHYVVLEKDGRVIGYCGLWIIIDESHITNIAILPEYRGHKLGDALLKEVISEAKTLGVKTMTLEVRVSNEVAKQLYRKYGFQNGGIRKRYYADNQEDGLVMWVNI, from the coding sequence ATGGATATGATATTTAGAAAGATGGAACTCGATGATATCGCTCAAATTGTAGCTATTGAAGAAGCATCTTTTTCAACTCCTTGGACTGCAGATGCCTTTCACCGTGAGTTAACGATGAATGAACATGCACATTATGTTGTGCTAGAAAAAGATGGCCGTGTAATTGGGTATTGTGGATTGTGGATAATTATTGATGAATCACATATAACAAATATAGCTATTTTGCCAGAATATAGAGGTCATAAGCTAGGAGATGCTTTATTGAAAGAAGTTATTTCCGAAGCGAAAACTCTAGGAGTAAAAACGATGACACTTGAAGTACGTGTATCAAATGAAGTAGCAAAACAGTTATACAGAAAATACGGATTTCAAAATGGTGGAATTCGTAAACGATACTATGCAGACAATCAGGAAGATGGTCTCGTAATGTGGGTGAATATATAA
- the tsaD gene encoding tRNA (adenosine(37)-N6)-threonylcarbamoyltransferase complex transferase subunit TsaD has translation MGKNTIILGIETSCDETAVAVVKNGTEVIANVVASQIESHKRFGGVVPEIASRHHVEEITVVLEEALKEANITFDDIDAIAVTEGPGLVGALLIGVNAAKAVAFAHDIPLVGVHHIAGHIYANRLVKEVQFPLLSLVVSGGHTELVYMKEHGSFEVIGETRDDAAGEAYDKVARTLSMPYPGGPHIDRLAHEGEPTIDLPRAWLEPDSYDFSFSGLKSAVINTVHNAKQRGIEIAPEDLAASFQESVIDVLVTKASRAADAYNVKQVLLAGGVAANKGLRARLETEFAQKDNVELIIPPLSLCTDNAAMIAAAGTIAYEQGKRATLALNANPGLDIEA, from the coding sequence ATGGGAAAAAATACGATTATACTTGGTATTGAAACAAGTTGTGATGAAACAGCAGTAGCAGTTGTTAAAAATGGAACGGAAGTTATTGCGAACGTCGTTGCATCACAAATTGAAAGTCATAAACGTTTTGGCGGTGTTGTACCAGAGATTGCATCTCGTCATCATGTAGAAGAAATTACAGTTGTGTTAGAAGAGGCCTTAAAAGAAGCAAATATCACATTTGATGATATTGATGCAATTGCTGTAACAGAAGGGCCTGGTTTAGTGGGAGCGCTTCTAATAGGAGTAAACGCAGCGAAAGCTGTGGCGTTTGCACATGATATCCCTCTAGTTGGTGTTCATCATATCGCTGGCCATATTTATGCGAACCGTTTAGTAAAAGAAGTTCAGTTCCCACTGTTATCACTTGTTGTATCTGGTGGACATACAGAGCTTGTCTATATGAAAGAACATGGTTCATTTGAAGTAATTGGGGAAACGAGAGATGATGCAGCAGGAGAGGCATATGATAAAGTAGCTCGTACGTTATCTATGCCATATCCAGGTGGTCCTCACATTGATCGTCTTGCACATGAAGGAGAACCGACAATCGATTTACCTCGTGCATGGCTAGAACCGGACTCGTATGATTTCAGTTTCAGTGGATTGAAATCAGCAGTTATCAACACTGTGCATAACGCAAAACAACGCGGAATAGAAATTGCACCGGAAGATTTAGCAGCAAGTTTCCAAGAGAGTGTAATTGACGTACTAGTAACGAAAGCGTCTCGTGCAGCGGATGCTTATAACGTAAAGCAAGTGCTTCTTGCTGGTGGAGTGGCTGCGAATAAAGGACTTCGTGCGCGTTTAGAAACAGAATTTGCCCAAAAAGACAATGTAGAGCTAATTATTCCTCCTTTATCTTTATGCACAGATAATGCAGCAATGATCGCAGCGGCAGGTACAATTGCATATGAACAAGGAAAACGAGCTACATTAGCTTTAAATGCAAATCCAGGATTAGATATTGAAGCATAG
- a CDS encoding ABC-F family ATP-binding cassette domain-containing protein gives MILLQVNALSKLYGAETILANIKLEVQTKDRIALVGRNGAGKSTLLKIIAGELSHDGGEIIKPKDVSIGYLAQNTGLETSLTIWDEMLTVFTHLQQMETKLRRLEQEMGQEVNFSNEATYERLLADYDQLQLDYKDQGGYQYEADIRSILSGLGFPVETHQTTISTLSGGQKTRLALGKLLLTKPDLLILDEPTNHLDIETLTWLEQYLQGYPGAILIVSHDRYFLDKLVTQVYEISNKESRRFVGNYSKYLDLKSALYEQEMKRYEKQQDEIAKLEDFVQKNIARASTTKRAQSRRKQLDRMELLTRPLGDSKSASFHFDIEKQSGNDVLQVKDATIGYDEDPIIEHVTMRLTRGDSVALVGPNGIGKSTLLKSIVNKLPLLHGDVSFGSNVSVGYYDQEQANLTSSKRVLNELWDEYPLQPEKEIRTILGNFLFTGDDVLKPVSSLSGGQKARLALAKLMMQKSNLLILDEPTNHLDLNSKEILENALIDYPGTLLFVSHDRYFINRVTTTVVELSTEGAQEYLGDYDYYVEKKNEMIERAELEQEDEAPVQKTVAQEKLNYLEEKERKKLERQRTRKIEELEQNIVQFEEEIATLEDQLCLPEIYADYEKASEITTKKQTLQEQLDACMAEWEELHL, from the coding sequence TTGATTTTATTACAAGTAAACGCGCTTTCGAAATTATACGGTGCAGAAACGATTCTTGCAAACATAAAATTGGAAGTTCAAACGAAAGATCGTATCGCATTAGTCGGACGAAATGGAGCTGGAAAATCTACGTTATTAAAAATAATAGCTGGTGAGCTATCCCATGATGGTGGCGAAATTATAAAACCGAAAGATGTCTCAATCGGATACTTAGCTCAAAATACCGGTTTAGAAACGTCTTTAACAATTTGGGATGAAATGTTAACCGTCTTTACACACTTGCAGCAAATGGAGACAAAACTTCGAAGGCTAGAGCAAGAGATGGGACAAGAAGTAAACTTTTCAAATGAGGCTACATATGAAAGATTATTAGCTGATTATGACCAATTACAATTAGATTATAAAGATCAAGGTGGCTATCAGTACGAAGCAGATATCCGCTCGATTTTAAGTGGTCTTGGCTTCCCAGTTGAAACGCACCAGACGACGATTTCTACATTAAGCGGTGGACAAAAGACACGATTAGCTCTCGGTAAGTTATTATTAACGAAACCAGACTTACTTATTTTGGACGAGCCTACAAACCATTTAGACATCGAAACATTAACATGGCTTGAACAATATTTACAAGGCTATCCTGGCGCAATACTAATCGTTTCCCATGACCGTTATTTCTTAGACAAACTCGTTACACAAGTATATGAAATTTCGAATAAAGAAAGCAGACGATTTGTTGGTAACTACAGTAAATATTTAGATTTGAAATCAGCACTATACGAGCAAGAAATGAAGCGTTATGAAAAACAACAAGATGAAATCGCTAAGCTTGAGGACTTCGTTCAAAAAAATATAGCTCGTGCATCTACGACAAAACGCGCTCAAAGCCGTCGTAAACAATTAGACCGTATGGAACTATTAACAAGACCATTAGGTGATTCTAAGTCAGCTTCCTTCCACTTCGATATCGAAAAACAAAGTGGAAATGATGTTTTACAAGTAAAGGATGCAACTATCGGCTATGATGAGGATCCGATTATTGAACATGTAACAATGCGCTTAACTCGCGGGGATAGTGTTGCTTTAGTTGGCCCAAACGGAATTGGAAAATCCACATTATTAAAATCCATTGTGAATAAGTTACCACTACTACATGGTGATGTTTCTTTCGGATCCAATGTATCTGTTGGGTATTATGATCAAGAACAAGCTAACTTAACATCTTCTAAACGAGTTTTAAATGAATTATGGGATGAATATCCATTACAGCCTGAAAAAGAAATTCGCACAATACTAGGCAACTTCTTATTCACAGGAGACGATGTACTAAAACCAGTGTCTTCTCTTAGTGGTGGACAAAAGGCTCGGTTAGCTCTTGCAAAACTTATGATGCAAAAATCAAATTTATTAATTCTCGATGAGCCTACGAACCATCTTGATTTAAATAGTAAAGAAATCTTGGAGAATGCTTTAATTGATTATCCAGGTACCCTTCTGTTTGTCTCACATGACCGTTACTTTATTAATCGTGTAACGACAACTGTTGTTGAGCTATCAACAGAAGGTGCACAAGAATATTTAGGGGATTACGATTACTACGTCGAAAAGAAAAATGAGATGATTGAACGTGCGGAATTAGAGCAAGAAGATGAAGCACCCGTTCAAAAGACAGTTGCACAAGAAAAATTAAATTATCTCGAAGAAAAAGAGCGCAAAAAGTTGGAGCGTCAACGTACTCGAAAAATTGAGGAACTAGAACAAAACATTGTACAATTTGAAGAAGAAATTGCTACGTTAGAAGATCAACTTTGCTTACCAGAAATATATGCAGATTACGAAAAGGCTAGTGAAATTACAACGAAAAAACAAACATTACAAGAGCAACTTGACGCTTGTATGGCAGAATGGGAAGAGTTGCATTTATAA